One Anthonomus grandis grandis chromosome 12, icAntGran1.3, whole genome shotgun sequence DNA window includes the following coding sequences:
- the LOC126743290 gene encoding craniofacial development protein 2-like, with the protein MDFKTNEIVPQVGRSSRDKSHTSNKVSLKDSGGGKNSSPPLLIQNKFKFHLATYNIRTMRSTEHLEELEVELSHIKWNILGLCETRLPDEKCITLNSGHLLYRNNREDNTHIGGTAIMIHKSIKRLVTKMKSISSRVIYIVLKISKRYSVQIIQEYAPTSSAPDDEVERFYDDISQALTIETAHYKYIIGDFNAKLGVPAGNENQYVGKFGLGCTNERGERLINYLQKESMYCMNSFFKKSEKRRWTWRRPNSNTKNEIDYVLTNRKLNIKDISALNRFDTGSDHRLVRAKIEINVKSERNKLIKIQPFPISKTIQKNRQKFQAELDKKLSNKEALNSLNINDLENRISTDIRTTAKKICAATKKNNSKIKKETRELMAKRRNLEKGNHKYNEINRLIKKKTREDLRQYNTEMITTTIENNKNMKALKTRNNDGRFQIHQLRDANGNIKEDSKDLMDIVKNFYSTLYTGDNPEQAIGVDETILNVGSEDLPDITREKVELALSQMKNGKAPGEDGITAEMIKLEGRTTVEAMTILLNKCMTEGVIPQAWQKAQLTPPVQTSDKDSNK; encoded by the exons atggattttaaaacaaacgaAATAGTACCCCAGGTGGGTAGATCATCGCGTGACAAATCCCACACCAGTAACAAGGTCAGCCTCAAGGATTCTGGGGGAGGCAAAAATTCATCTCCTCCACTCTTAATAcagaacaaatttaaatttcaccTAGCCACCTATAATATTCGAACAATGAGATCAACCGAACATCTGGAAGAATTAGAGGTGGAACTATCCCATATCAAATGGAACATCTTGGGCCTATGCGAAACCAGATTACCGGACGAAAAATGCATCACACTGAATTCAGGCCACCTTTTGTATCGAAACAACAGAGAGGATAATACACACATTGGCGGAACAGCGATAATGATTCATAAGAGTATAAAGCGGCTAGTTACTAAGATGAAATCCATATCGAGTAGAGTCATTTACATAGTATTGAAGATATCGAAAAGATATAGCGTCCAAATAATTCAAGAATATGCCCCTACAAGCTCTGCACCCGATGATGAGGTAGAGAGATTCTACGATGACATTTCACAAGCGCTGACAATAGAAACAGCACACTACAAATACATTATTGGCGATTTCAATGCTAAACTAGGAGTACCAGCGGGAAACGAAAATCAATATGTGGGTAAATTTGGACTGGGTTGTACCAACGAACGAGGAGAAAGACTGATCAATTATCTCCAAAAAGAAAGTATGTACTGTATGAActccttcttcaaaaaatcagaaaagaGACGTTGGACATGGAGAAGGCCGAACTCAAATACGAAAAACGAGATCGACTACGTACTAACCAATAGAAAGCTTAATATAAAAGACATTTCGGCCCTAAATCGCTTTGATACTGGTAGCGATCACAGGTTGGTAAGagctaaaatagaaataaacgtGAAGAGTGAACGAAATAAGCTAATCAAAATACAACCATTTCCCATATCAAAAACAATCCAGAAAAACCGCCAAAAATTCCAAGCTGAACTCGACAAGAAATTGTCTAATAAAGAAGCACTGAACAGCTTAAATATAAACGACCTAGAAAACAGAATAAGTACTGACATTAGAACGACAGCCAAAAAGATATGTGCCGctaccaagaaaaataattcaaaaataaaaaaggaaactagAGAACTCATGGCGAAGAGAAGAAACTTGGAGAAAGGGAATCATAAATACAATGAAATTAACAgattgataaaaaagaaaacaagggAAGATTTAAGGCAATACAACACAGAAATGATAACAACGACCatcgaaaacaacaaaaacatgaaagcACTTAAAACACGTAACAATGATGGACGTTTCCAAATACATCAACTAAGGGACGCAAACGGAAACATCAAAGAGGACAGTAAAGATTTAATGGATATCGTGAAAAATTTCTACAGCACACTGTACACAGGAGACAATCCAGAACAAGCAATCGGAGTTGATGAAACGATTCTCAATGTAGGCTCCGAAGATCTTCCTGACATCACCAGAGAAAAAGTAGAACTAGCATTGTCTCAAATGAAAAACGGTAAAGCACCAGGGGAAGATGGAATTACAGCTGAAATGATAAAACTTGAGGGAAGAACCACTGTAGAAGCAATGACAATTCTTCTTAATAAATGTATGACAGAAGGCGTGATACCTCAAGCATGGCAAAAGGCCCAG CTTACTCCACCCGTACAAACTTCTGACAAAGATAGTAACAAATAG